The Pyxidicoccus xibeiensis DNA segment GGCGAGCACGCGCAGGTAGCGCACCCCGCCCTCGATGTTGTCGCGCTCGTTGAAGATGTCCTTCACGTACATGTCCGACGCGGTGGCCGGCATGAGCTGCATCAGCCCGCTGGCGCCCTTGTGGCTGAGCGCATTCGGGTTGAAGTTGCTCTCCGTGTGCATGATGGCGCGCACCAGCGCCGTGGGAATCCGGTAGCGGTGCGCCGCGGCCACGATGTGCGGGTCCAGCTCCGGCGGCGTGCGCTTGCGCCCCACCACCGGCGCGCTCGTCGCCGGTGCCTTGGCGAACCCGCCCTTCATCTGCTTCGCCCGCTTCGTGCCGGCCGGCGGCACGTTCGTGTAGACGATGGTCCCGTCCTTCTCCACGTAGCGATAGATGGACTCGGCGGCACCCGCCGTCAGCGGCAGGGCCATCAGGATGGAGGCAAGGAGCGCGGGGAGGGCACGCATATCGGCCCTCGAACCTTAGACAAGCGCCGGAAAGTCCTCAAGAAAACGCCTTGTTTCCGGCACTTACCGCCATTAAGGCTGTCCACCATGCCCCATCGGTTCGACTTTCTCGTCCTCGGGAGCGGCGTGGCGGGTCTCTCGTTCGCCCTC contains these protein-coding regions:
- a CDS encoding lytic transglycosylase domain-containing protein; the encoded protein is MRALPALLASILMALPLTAGAAESIYRYVEKDGTIVYTNVPPAGTKRAKQMKGGFAKAPATSAPVVGRKRTPPELDPHIVAAAHRYRIPTALVRAIMHTESNFNPNALSHKGASGLMQLMPATASDMYVKDIFNERDNIEGGVRYLRVLANMFEGDMVKMVAAYNAGPEAVKRYGGKVPPYEETQGYVRKVLQLYYHYKERERTVESGPREPTSQNDDAREGAGGEEPR